A stretch of Caenorhabditis elegans chromosome IV DNA encodes these proteins:
- the efn-4 gene encoding Ephrin-4 (Confirmed by transcript evidence) — protein sequence MKQFFEFLITTFLLLGLAAADEHIVYWNSTNSLFRNRQPTIEVRMGDVVRFVCPDNEEGRNDGEYLIVYEVTEFAMDDCALESHSREVIRCAPEGTAEKVLRTQQLSGGRREDWKKQKVPPKNVAQLIRQLNPIPNGKEYQPGQTYYYMTTSTGKANGTNHRMYGLCESQNMRLSMKVSASQPHPTRRAPTRRQEDFVTTASAELMGGQEDEDSDNDNAHLLPRDLEGSTNPKFRRPSQLETAGVENQQFMKVVQMAQAGKTGTFENEKEAIAQKSSEKDGWHPVNVQYVADLMNNAYQNADERISYQRDFEIHEENDLAVKSLEYSSSSTSLSTNFAILLAVIYVLY from the exons GTTCCGAAATCGGCAGCCAACGATCGAAGTTCGAATGGGAGACGTTGTTCGATTTGTGTGTCCGGACAATGAGGAGGGACGAAACGATGGCGAGTACCTGATTGTCTATGAAGTAACCGAGTTCGCGATGGATGACTGTGCTCTGGAGTCACACTCGAGAGAAGTTATACGGTGTGCACCCGAAGGGACTGCAGAGAAGGTGCTCAGAACTCAGCAGTTGAGTGGCGGAAGACGGGAAGACTGGAAGAAGCAGAAAGTTCCGCCGAAGAATGTGGCTCAGCTCATCAGGCAGCTCAATCCTATTCCGAATGGGAAAGAGTATCAACCAGGGCAGACGTATTATTAtatga caacATCGACTGGAAAAGCGAATGGCACCAACCATCGGATGTACGGATTATGTGAATCTCAAAACATGCGGCTCTCGATGAAAGTGTCTGCCAGTCAACCTCACCCAACTCGCCGAGCACCAACTCGCCGACAGGAGGATTTTGTGACAACTGCGAGCGCCGAATTGATGGGCGGACAGGAGGATGAAGATTCAGATAACGACAATGCCCATCTGCTGCCGAGGGACTTGGAAGGATCGACGAATCCAAAGTTTCGAAGACCATCGCAATTGGAGACGGCAGGAGTTGAGAATCAGCAATTTATGAAGGTTGTCCAAATGGCTCAGGCTGGCAAAACTGGCACATTTGAAAACGAGAAAGAGGCGATCGCGCAGAAAAGTTCGGAAAAAGACGGATGGCATCCGGTGAACGTGCAATATGTGGCTGATCTAATGAATAATGCATATCAGAATGCTGATGAGAGGATTTCTTATCAAAgggattttgaaattcacgAGGAGAATG atcttgcTGTAAAATCCTTGGAATATTCATCATCTTCAACTTCATTatcaacaaattttgcaattttactAGCTGTAATCTATGTtctatattaa
- the F56A11.5 gene encoding MOSC domain-containing protein (Confirmed by transcript evidence) has product MNTLYEDRKVIFGILGTSFFSWTAFLALKGLVKKYSKPKAEWVPVGRIKSLHLYPIKSCKGKEVFQYRCTPFGPRLGEYLDRHFLVINSDGKFYTARTKPQMVLIETLIKDGIVRVSYPGREDAQFKIEDVKANKDLRSGFLHVDLRTDGYDCGDAVAEFFSNVLEEPGTRVIMYDTGLFTERTCKTEEGWWNNEVPKRIDDTAYADLAPYMITSQASLDDLNSKLDQNVSSINFRPCIVVDDCAAWDEDKWLDLRIGDVEMQCFKPCTRCILTTVNPETGTKDKDMQPLKKLREFRLGPGKLRQEFGESPIFGVNAGLVKTGYIHVGQTVWAKYKPSAF; this is encoded by the exons ATGAACACACTGTATGAGGACCGAAAAGTGATTTTTGGAATACTTGGAACGTCGTTCTTCTCGTGGACA gCTTTCCTGGCACTGAAAGGTTTGgtgaaaaagtattcaaaGCCAAAAGCTGAATGGGTTCCAGTCGGCCGAATCAAGAGTCTTCATCTGTATCCGATCAAGTCTTGCAAGGGAAAAGAG GTCTTCCAATATCGATGCACCCCATTTGGCCCAAGGTTGGGAGAATATTTGGACCGACATTTCCTGGTTATCAATAGTGACGGAAAGTTCTACACTGCCCGAACAAAGCCACAAATGGTTCTGATCGAGACTTTGATTAAAGATGGAATTGTTCGAGTCTCCTATCCAGGCAGGGAAGATGCTCAGTTCAAGATTGAGGATGTGAAGGCAAATAAGGATTTACGCAGTGGATT CCTTCACGTGGATCTTCGTACTGATGGCTATGACTGTGGAGATGCGGTGGCTGAATTCTTCTCGAATGTGCTGGAGGAACCTGGAACTCGTGTGATCATGTACGATACTGGATTGTTCACAGAGAGAACTTGCAAAACGGAAGAAGGATGGTGGAATAATGAAGTTCCCAAGAGAATCGATGAT accGCCTACGCCGACCTGGCTCCCTACATGATTACAAGCCAAGCTTCTCTGGATGACCTCAACTCAAAGCTCGATCAAAATGTCTCCTCAATCAACTTCCGTCCATGTATCGTTGTAGACGACTGTGCCGCATGGGATGAAGACAAatggcttgatctacgtatcGGCGATGTTGAAATGCAGTGTTTCAAGCCGTGTACCAGATGCATTCTCACCACCGTCAACCCAGAAACTGGAACCAAGGACAAGGACATGCAACCGTTGAAGAAGCTCCGCGAGTTTCGTCTTGGTCCCGGAAAACTGCGCCAGGAGTTTGGAGAAAGCCCGATCTTTGGAGTCAATGCAGGACTTGTGAAGACGGGATATATTCATGTCGGACAAACTGTCTGGGCCAAATACAAGCCGTCGGCCTTCTGA
- the F56A11.5 gene encoding MOSC domain-containing protein (Confirmed by transcript evidence) has translation MNTLYEDRKVIFGILGTSFFSWTAFLALKGLVKKYSKPKAEWVPVGRIKSLHLYPIKSCKGKEVFQYRCTPFGPRLGEYLDRHFLVINSDGKFYTARTKPQMVLIETLIKDGIVRVSYPGREDAQFKIEDVKANKDLRSGFLHVDLRTDGYDCGDAVAEFFSNVLEEPGTRVIMYDTGLFTERTCKTEEGWWNNEVPKRIDDFQTAYADLAPYMITSQASLDDLNSKLDQNVSSINFRPCIVVDDCAAWDEDKWLDLRIGDVEMQCFKPCTRCILTTVNPETGTKDKDMQPLKKLREFRLGPGKLRQEFGESPIFGVNAGLVKTGYIHVGQTVWAKYKPSAF, from the exons ATGAACACACTGTATGAGGACCGAAAAGTGATTTTTGGAATACTTGGAACGTCGTTCTTCTCGTGGACA gCTTTCCTGGCACTGAAAGGTTTGgtgaaaaagtattcaaaGCCAAAAGCTGAATGGGTTCCAGTCGGCCGAATCAAGAGTCTTCATCTGTATCCGATCAAGTCTTGCAAGGGAAAAGAG GTCTTCCAATATCGATGCACCCCATTTGGCCCAAGGTTGGGAGAATATTTGGACCGACATTTCCTGGTTATCAATAGTGACGGAAAGTTCTACACTGCCCGAACAAAGCCACAAATGGTTCTGATCGAGACTTTGATTAAAGATGGAATTGTTCGAGTCTCCTATCCAGGCAGGGAAGATGCTCAGTTCAAGATTGAGGATGTGAAGGCAAATAAGGATTTACGCAGTGGATT CCTTCACGTGGATCTTCGTACTGATGGCTATGACTGTGGAGATGCGGTGGCTGAATTCTTCTCGAATGTGCTGGAGGAACCTGGAACTCGTGTGATCATGTACGATACTGGATTGTTCACAGAGAGAACTTGCAAAACGGAAGAAGGATGGTGGAATAATGAAGTTCCCAAGAGAATCGATGAT tttcagaccGCCTACGCCGACCTGGCTCCCTACATGATTACAAGCCAAGCTTCTCTGGATGACCTCAACTCAAAGCTCGATCAAAATGTCTCCTCAATCAACTTCCGTCCATGTATCGTTGTAGACGACTGTGCCGCATGGGATGAAGACAAatggcttgatctacgtatcGGCGATGTTGAAATGCAGTGTTTCAAGCCGTGTACCAGATGCATTCTCACCACCGTCAACCCAGAAACTGGAACCAAGGACAAGGACATGCAACCGTTGAAGAAGCTCCGCGAGTTTCGTCTTGGTCCCGGAAAACTGCGCCAGGAGTTTGGAGAAAGCCCGATCTTTGGAGTCAATGCAGGACTTGTGAAGACGGGATATATTCATGTCGGACAAACTGTCTGGGCCAAATACAAGCCGTCGGCCTTCTGA
- the gex-2 gene encoding Cytoplasmic FMR1-interacting protein homolog (Confirmed by transcript evidence) yields MNANVTVDDAISNVNLLDTLAIPDDLPDIEARALPLLYRSNFDTNFEDRSAFVTGIAKYSEEATRHAQFNDMLSEGLQHAANMYTWRCCSRAVPMAKSNDQPNRTEINEMVVEVLKPEVSKLGSFMRFTLTAIQRFCEEVRRLCHSEKRRDFVSEAYLLTLGRFINMFAVLDELKNMKASIKNDFSTFRRASQFLTAMSDTQAVHDMQNLSMFLATQNKIKDDLKLQMKTIEGYEELLCDVVNICAHMYEHQLYLSPNEKHMFVKVIAFSLFLMDGDAANVAKLDQKKRLSISRLDKIFKTLEVVPLYGDMQIQPFAFVRRSSHYEPSKWPLSDKESDRCHVNIVEKVQSIRSDHESYVTQFAKINNEVAICDRPGNDSENREITSLALSGIQLLCQWSCAVVETISWKLLNPTNPKDNRECPENAEEYERATRYNYSPAEKTALIQIIAMIKGLQSMLGKTESDMSNSTRKCVYVELQAFIHHTINEPLQKAVKHKKDLLASILQSVKDSISDAGNELNRMTDVKGKKKSSAPKGDSANSSSSDIRIPRRTAAPGSTQLYMARTQLESLISDKLCGGKKILRKELDSKTIEKISVFLRKSAHWPALFRLSDSMTEAGELSQLWFREFYLEMTMGQRIQFPIEMSMPWILTDYILSCNEPSLIESALYQLDLYNDAAQYSLFNFNKQFLYDEVEAEVNLCFDQFVYKLSEMVFTHYKQLASCMLLDKRFKAEILRSGTMIRSPSAARFESLLQQRHVQLLGRSVDLNRVVSQRVNMALLKALDAAIWKFESEPLSSIVELDMLIDTNRLCHTLLSDVLHSIAPFDDLFQEANHAVNSPHGRITLHVFWELNYDFVPNFVYNGSTHRFVRARHVFRKTPAREKPPQVGQVYYWGSKSLMAAFMNICNAYSQCIGTQHLKAITRLLHYQGIAVILDELLKMTNRLLNDKIRRHVRNVFNMMPKVCKLPRSDYGSNALLQYYVHHLEAVGKYPELKSEFCQDLRELGNMIVFCQQLEVALGQEEAHDLFLAAAYTGTVPQPPARNAQEQMKQLAKLEDKYSRIHLTEIIDKISPDDGQAAIAKDAELMTKERLCCGLNAFENFLVRIKQMLAADDIWTGGYPTNGVFWIDECVEWYRVYSALQFFLCQPTRDDNEVYAEELFGDSLQWGGLTLITLLGQHRRFEVLDFCYHLHRVNKADGKDEVISGIRLAKMVERIRRFQLLNNQIFIILENQLNENNDDPNERVREFAPPVHPNYANHAARRQ; encoded by the exons ATGAACGCAAACGTAACTGTCGACGATGCCATAAGCAATGtgaat CTTCTCGACACCCTCGCCATACCCGATGATTTACCCGATATTGAGGCGAGAGCTCTTCCCTTGCTCTATAG atcaaactTCGACACAAACTTCGAAGATCGTAGTGCATTTGTGACGGGAATTGCCAAGTACAGTGAGGAAGCCACCAGGCATGCACAATTT AATGACATGCTTTCTGAAGGATTGCAACATGCTGCAAATATGTACACTTGGAGATGTTGTTCGAGAGCAGTTCCAATGGCAAAGTCGAATGATCAGCCGAATCGAACGGAAATCAATGAGATGGTTGTGGAAGTTTTGAAGCCAGAAGTCAGCAAGCTCGGCAGTTTTATGCGATTTACG ttgaccgCAATTCAAAGATTCTGCGAAGAAGTTCGACGGCTGTGCCATTCAGAAAAACGCCGAGATTTCGTATCCGAAGCCTACCTGCTCACCCTCGGAAGATTCATAAACATGTTCGCAGTGCTCGACgagctgaaaaatatgaaggcttcgattaaaaatgatttttcgacGTTCAGAAG agcTTCACAATTCCTTACAGCCATGTCTGATACTCAAGCTGTTCACGACATGCAGAATTTGAGTATGTTCCTGGCGACGCAGAATAAGATTAAGGATGATTTGAAATTGCAAATGAAAACG atcgaAGGATATGAAGAGCTACTGTGTGACGTTGTCAACATATGTGCTCATATGTATGAGCATCAGCTGTACCTGTCTCCAAATGAAAAGCACATGTTTGTGAAGGTCATCGCATTCTCACTATTTCTGATGGATGGTGATGCTGCCAACGTGGCAAAACTCGATCAGAAGAAGCGGTTGAGCATTTCAAGGCtcgataaaatattcaaaacgcTTGAAGTTGTTCCATTGTACGGAGATATGCAAATTCAACCGTTTGCGTTTGTGAGAAGAAGCTCACATTATGAGCCGAGTAAATGGCCGTTGAGTGATAAAGAAT CTGACCGATGCCACGTGAACATTGTCGAAAAAGTCCAATCAATTCGCTCGGACCATGAAAGCTACGTCACCCAATTCGCGAAAATCAACAATGAAGTTGCGATTTGTGATCGACCTGGAAACGATTCAGAGAACCGAGAGATCACCTCACTGGCCTTATCCGGTATTCAACTACTCTGCCAATGGTCGTGTGCAGTCGTCGAGACGATTAGTTGGAAGCTTTTGAACCCGACGAATCCCAAAGATAATCGAGAATGTCCTGAAAATGCGGAAGAGTATGAACGAGCCACGCGGTACAACTACTCGCCAGCCGAGAAAACTGCACTAATTCAAATCATTGCAATGATCAAAGGCCTCCAGTCAATGTTGGGAAAAACCGAGTCGGACATGTCGAATTCGACGAGAAAATGCGTTTACGTTGAGCTTCAGGCGTTCATCCATCACACAATCAACGAGCCACTTCAGAAAGCGGTAAAACATAAGAAGGACTTGCTCGCGAGCATCTTGCAGTCTGTGAAGGACTCGATTTCTGACGCCGGAAACGAGCTGAACCGGATGACGGATGTGAAGGGAAAGAAGAAATCATCTGCCCCGAAAGGAGACTCTGCAAACTCTTCATCGTCGGATATCAGAATCCCGAGACGAACAGCTGCTCCTGGGAGCACACAACTGTATATGGCAAGAACTCAGCTCGAGTCGTTGATCTCTGACAAGCTGTGCGGTGGGAAGAAGATTCTTCGGAAGGAGCTCGACTCAAAGACTATCGAGaagatttcagtttttctgcgAAAATCGGCCCATTGGCCGGCCCTTTTCAGGCTCTCAGATTCGATGACCGAGGCCGGAGAGTTGAGTCAGCTGTGGTTCCGTGAATTCTATCTGGAAATGACGATGGGTCAGCGGATACAGTTTCCGATTGAGATGTCGATGCCGTGGATTTTGACTGATTATATTCTCTCGTGCAATGAGCCGTCTCTTATCGAATCGGCGCTCTATCAGTTGGATCTCTACAATGATGCTGCACAATACTCGCTTTTCAACTTCAACAAGCAATTTCTCTACGACGAAGTGGAAGCTGAAGTCAACTTGTGCTTTGATCAATTTGTCTATAAGCTCTCCGAAATGGTATTCACCCACTATAAACAGCTCGCGTCGTGTATGCTTCTCGATAAGCGGTTCAAAGCTGAAATTCTCCGATCTGGAACAATGATCCGATCACCGTCTGCGGCCAGATTCGAAAGTCTTCTTCAGCAGCGACACGTTCAGCTTTTAGGAAGATCCGTCGATTTGAACAGAGTCGTCTCGCAGAGAGTCAATATGGCTCTGCTAAAAGCACTTGATGCAGCAATCTGGAAATTCGAAAGCGAGCCGCTCTCCTCAATTGTGGAGCTCGATATGCTCATCGACACCAATCGTCTCTGCCATACACTTCTCTCTGACGTTCTGCACTCGATAGCTCCGTTCGATGATCTCTTCCAGGAAGCGAATCACGCTGTCAACTCACCACACGGGCGAATTACGCTTCACGTCTTCTGGGAGCTCAACTACGACTTTGTGCCGAATTTTGTGTATAATGGATCCACTCACCGATTCGTACGGGCTCGCCACGTGTTCCGTAAGACTCCGGCTAGGGAGAAGCCGCCACAAGTCGGTCAGGTATACTATTGGGGATCCAAATCTCTGATGGCCGCTTTTATGAACATTTGCAACGCGTATAGTCAATGCATCGGAACACAACATCTCAAAGCGATCACTCGACTTCTGCATTATCAAGGAATCGCTGTCATCCTCGACGAGCTGCTGAAAATGACGAATCGCCTGCTCAATGATAAAATCCGTCGGCACGTGAGAAACGTGTTCAATATGATGCCGAAAGTGTGCAAGCTGCCGAGGTCGGATTACGGTAGCAATGCACTCTTACAGTACTATGTGCATCATTTGGAGGCTGTTGGGAAGTACCCGGAGCTCAAGTCGGAGTTTTGTCAGGATCTTCGAGAACTCGGAAATATGATTGTGTTCTGTCAGCAGTTGGAAGTGGCTCTTGGACAGGAAGAGGCACATGATTTGTTCCTCGCCGCAGCATACACTGGCACTGTTCCGCAGCCACCAGCAAGGA acgcGCAAGAGCAGATGAAGCAGCTGGCAAAACTGGAAGACAAGTACTCGAGAATCCATTTGACCGAGATAATCGACAAAATCAGTCCGGATGACGGCCAGGCGGCGATTGCAAAAGACGCCGAGCTGATGACAAAGGAGCGACTGTGCTGTGGATTGAATGCCTTTGAGAACTTTTTGGTTCGAATTAAGCAAATGCTCGCAGCTGACGAt ATCTGGACTGGCGGCTACCCTACAAACGGTGTATTCTGGATTGACGAATGTGTCGAGTGGTACCGTGTCTATTCAGCTCTACAGTTCTTCTTGTGCCAACCGACGCGCGATGATAATGAAGTTTATGCAGA AGAACTGTTCGGCGACTCGTTGCAATGGGGAGGCCTAACACTGATCACATTACTGGGACAACATCGAAGATTTGAAGTGCTCGATTTCTGCTATCACCTGCACAGAGTTAACAAAGCTGACGGCAAAGATGAAGTTATCAGTGGAAtt cgCCTCGCCAAAATGGTTGAACGAATCCGACGCTTCCAACTGCTCAACAATCAAATCTTCATAATCCTAGAGAACCAGCTAAACGAGAACAACGATGATCCGAACGAACGGGTTCGAGAATTCGCACCGCCCGTTCATCCAAACTATGCTAATCACGCAGCACGGCGTCAATGA
- the F56A11.6 gene encoding uncharacterized protein (Confirmed by transcript evidence): MAFDEVKNWRYVHPLCAVLANYFVFLIQLVLFAHANDSFKDGHVWAYVSMSLTLISAISIGVLFLLAAKPSMFSSKLGLILCAVAAASTVTAGCLLFPITATAPKGRAGSAPAPPPGSSTEDKVKRAAAAASPTAASLDFDKKIPPSTFMLLINTAITSLVLFVLMLMLFLKMRADAPFAEPRKHPARDERRPRSRRQSPSSMHGPPPPYGPPSDDDRRRDEEDRRRTEDVDRSKDRSLKRREERSRSRQDRERDRSRGGEKSRSPRKSHQKSVDRDKTRSDKDRSRSRKDREDRDRERSRKDREDRDRERSRKEREDRSRKDREDRERERSRKEREDRSRKDRERSRQDREDRDRDRDRDRSRKDRDDKSCSRRSRDDRSEERKDRKSRDDRERPRSRQDKSKTRSVEDRPRSRSNKR, translated from the exons ATGGCGTTCGATGAGGTGAAAAACTGGCGTTACGTCCATCCGCTGTGCGCAGTTCTT GCGAATTATTTTGTATTTCTGATACAACTCGTGTTGTTCGCCCATGCAAACGATTCATTTAAAGATGGTCATGTGTGGGCGTACGTTTCGATGAGTCTAACACTGATTTCTGCAATTTCAATCGGAGTTCTTTTCCTGCTTGCCGCCAAACCATCAATGTTCTCGTCCAAGTTGGGACTCATTTTGTGCGCCGTCGCGGCAGCTTCCACGGTCACCGCCGGATGCCTTCTCTTCCCGATCACTGCGACG gctccTAAAGGCAGGGCAGGCAGTGCTCCCGCTCCCCCACCCGGCTCCAGCACTGAAGATAAAGTTAAacgagcagcagcagcagcatctCCAACGGCTGCAAGCCTCGACTTTGATAAGAAAATCCCGCCGAGCACATTCATGTTGCTCATCAATACAGCTATAACGTCTCTGGTTCTATTCGTGCTTATGCTCATGCTCTTCCTCAAAATGCGTGCCGACGCACCATTCGCCGAGCCGAGAAAACATCCA gcgaGAGATGAGAGACGTCCGAGAAGTCGC cgcCAATCTCCTAGTTCTATGCATGGACCACCTCCACCGTATGGTCCACCTAGTGATGATGACAGGAGACGCGATGAAGAGGATAG aagaagaaCGGAAGACGTGGATAGATCCAAAGATCGCAGCTTGAAACGTAGAGAGGAGAGAAGCAGAAGCCGTCAGGATCGGGAGCGTGACAGATCTCGTGGCGGTGAGAAGAGCAGAAGCCCGCGCAAGAGCCATCAGAAGAGTGTGGATCGAGACAAAACTCGCTCCGACAAGGATCGTTCGAGAAGCCGCAAGGATCGTGAGGATCGTGATCGTGAACGAAGCCGTAAGGATCGTGAGGATCGTGATCGAGAGAGAAGTAGAAAAGAGCGAGAGGACAGAAGTCGCAAGGATCGTGAAGATCGTGAACGTGAGCGTAGTCGCAAGGAGCGGGAGGACAGAAGCCGCAAAGATCGTGAGAGAAGCCGACAGGACCGTGAGGATCGTGACCGTGACCGTGATCGTGACCGTAGCCGCAAGGATCGTGATGATAAATCGTGTAGCCGTCGAAGCCGTGATGATCGTAGCGAAGAACGTAAGGATCGTAAGAGTCGTGACGATCGGGAGCGCCCAAGAAGCAGACAAGACAAATCGAAAACTCGCAGCGTCGAGGATCGTCCGAGAAGCAGAAGCAACAAACGTTGA
- the C18H7.12 gene encoding RGS domain-containing protein (Partially confirmed by transcript evidence), which translates to MSQIEDLLLNSDNSTEFFINITIDSNSSSGLDVEKLLELVKNYTTKNDTASSSNVDEIYTNPYSFYLLKRENGINLNLEYNHSSYFMTACYLVMATFVYYVPRTIYIRISRATREQHLPGFIFIWYLSIVACLSGPIHFAEYQADLSRSFSNDSNSTVANIQDTFFTTYITRSLAASINRVVSPAIGILCLQQITTHSDYGIPLLHEEPVQVILCVAMTIFVFGYSFLREYFYFAVLDANSPKYPDRFHVDMYDIIVPLITSFLFYFARKNLSRQSVYNVEKCGPNGPTTLDKVSKPIVFQAAMLFAMFIALFSVASEEEELCLDPEVYLFPYSYVAAQTPVVHWMLFRSLLRTRKSTRVCCLMCCVSGEKITPEEEEVEEEDVEAKGDNDKNDKNKKNNEDAKKKDNTQKDADEEEEDNSDDEPETLDANKIDIMSPSQTEELVIAESSQDPQEVRVIVVNEEKQDVEQHDTIQEHKENQEEAENRKKEEATASTKCSPVGSSRILH; encoded by the exons ATGTCACAAATTGAAGACCTGTTGCTAAATTCGGACAACTCGACAGAGTTTTTCATTAATAT aacaatcgACTCAAATTCATCCTCGGGACTTGatgttgaaaaacttttggaacttgttaaaaattacacaactaaaaatgat actgcGAGCTCAAGCAACGTGGATGAGATCTATACCAATCCTTACAgtttttatcttttaaaaagGGAGAATGGAATAAATCTAAATTTGGAATACAATCATTCTTCGTATTTCATGACAGCATGTTATCTGGTAATGGCAACATTTGTGTACTATGTTCCACGGACAATTTATATTAGGATTAGCCGAGCAACCAGGGAGCAGCACCTTCCTGGATTCATTTTTATATGGTACCTTTCCATTGTTGCATGTCTATCTGGACCTATTCATTTTGCCGAGTATCAggc GGATCTTTCAAGATCATTTTCTAACGATTCCAACTCAACCGTTGCCAACATTCAAGACACTTTCTTCACCACATACATCACAAGATCCTTGGCAGCTTCGATAAATAGAGTTGTGTCCCCGGCAATTGGAATTCTTTGTCTACAACAGATAACCACACATTCGGATTATGGTATTCCATTGCTACACGAGGA accGGTTCAAGTAATTTTATGTGTTGCCATGACCATTTTCGTATTTGGTTATTCATTTCTCAGGGAATACTTTTATTTTGCAGTGCTTGATGCCAACAGCCCAAAGTATCCAGACCGTTTTCAT gTAGACATGTATGACATTATTGTTCCCCTAATCACAtcatttctattttattttgcaagaaaaaatctATCTCGACAATCCGTGTATAATGTGGAAAAGTGTGGACCTAATGGACCAACTACGCTGGATAAAGTGTCAAAACCTATTGTTTTTCAAGCT gcgATGTTGTTTGCAATGTTCATAGCATTGTTTTCTGTCGCAAGCGAAGAAGAAGAGCTTTGTCTGGATCCAGAAGTATATCTTTTTCCATATAGTTACGTGGCAGCTCAAACTCCTGTCGTTCATTGGATGCTCTTCCGATCATTGCTCCGTACGCGAAAGTCCACTCGTGTCTGCTGTCTGATGTGCTGCGTTAGTGGAGAGAAAATCACTCCCGAagaggaggaggtggaggaAGAGGACGTGGAGGCTAAGGGTGATAATGACAAGAATgacaaaaataagaagaataaCGAAGatgcaaagaaaaaagataataCACAGAAAGACgctgatgaagaagaagaagataatTCTGATGATGAACCAGAGACTCTGGATGCGAATAAGATTGATATAATGAGCCCAAGCCAGACGGAGGAGCTGGTTATAGCTGAAAGTTCGCAAGATCCGCAAGAGGTGCGAGTTATAGTGGTGAATGAAGAAAAGCAGGACGTGGAGCAACATGATACGATACAAGAGCATAAGGAAAATCAAGAGGAAGCAGAAAATCGAAAGAAGGAAGAAGCCACAGCATCTACCAAGTGCTCGCCGGTGGGCTCCTCTCGGAtattacattaa